The sequence GCGATCCCACCGGCAAGCACCCCGAGCGACTCCAGCCGCTGGGTGTGTTCGAGCTGCTTCTGCTGCTCCAGCTGCTCGGTGATGTCGCGATCGACACAGGCATGGTACTGCGTGTTGCCCTCACGATCGGGGATGGGCGAGACCACCCGCTCCAGATTGCGCCGCCGCCCATCCGCTCCTGCGATCTCCACCATCCCCTTCCACTGATCGCCGCCGTTGACCCGGGCGACGATCTCACGGTAGAGCGCATCGTCCCGCCCCCCCCCGCGCAGCTCGGCGGCGTAGCGGCCGATCAGTGCGTTCGGCTCCATACCGAAGAGGGCGCCCGCCCCGCGGTTGGCGTAGCAGATCCGCCCCTCGCGGTCGGTGATGGTGATCGCCTCGGCGACGTACTCCATCGCCTGCATCAACATGCGGATGCGCTCCTGATGGCGCCTGCGCCGGGTGAGATCGCGCAGCACCCCCTGCACGCCGACGATCCGCCCCCCGGCGTCGCGCAGCGCGGCGGAGTTGATCTCCACCGGGTGGAGACCGCCGTCGCGGTCGACCACGGAGACCTCGTAGCTGCTGCGCTCCTTGAGTCCGTCGATCTTGCACGCGAACTCCCCGCGCACGAATGCACGGTGCTCCGGAGCGATGAAGGGATCGAAGCGGCGGCCGGCCAGCTCCTCCCGCGACAGCCCGAGCAGCCGCGCCAACGCCCGGTTGACCAGGGTGAAACGCCCCTCGCGGTCGATGGCATAGATCGGATCCACCGCCTGATCGACCAGACGCTGCACCCGCTCCAGCTCCTGTTCGTGTTGGTGGCGCGCGGTGACGTCGCGCACCGCCACCAACACCCGCGCCCGCGCCCCCGCCATGCGGGATGCCTGCACCTCGCCGAAGACGATGCCGCCATCCTCCCGCACCACCCGGTAGACCACCGGCTCGGCGCGACCGCCCGGCTCGGCCATCAACCGGGCGATCCGCCGCGCCGCCCGCGGCCGGTCGTCGGGATGGAGCAGCTCCAGCGCATTGCGTCCGAGCAGCTCCTCCCCGGATGCGCAGCCGACCATCTCCGCCAGGCGGCGGTTGGCAAAGAGGATGGTCCCCCCCTCGTGGACCAGGATCCCCTCGTAGATCGTCTCCAGCAGCTCGGCGATGAAGCCGCGGGCATCGCCCTCCGGCAACGACGCGGGGTCGAACATCTCCTCGAACGCTTTACTTTGCATCCCGCCGATGCTATAAAGCGGTCGTGGACAGGCAATCGCCAACGGTGCGCATGCAGCAGCGGAGCATCGCCATCGTCGCCGGCATCCGCACCCCCATCGGCAAGGCCGACGGCGCGCTGGCGGAGCTCGACGCCCCCACCCTCGGCACGCTGGCGTTGCGTGAACTGCTCGCCCGCAGCCCGGCGGCACCCGAGGCGGTGATCATCGGCAACGTGATCCAGCCGAGCAACGCCGCCAACATCGCCCGTGTGATCGCGCTGCGCGCCGGAGTCGACCGCGCGGTGCCGGCGCATACCGTGCAGCGCAACTGCGCCTCCGGCATGCAGGCGGTGACCGACGCGGCGATGCTCATCGCCTCCGGTCGCGCCGAGGTGGTGGCCGCCGGCGGCGTGGAGTCGATGACCCACGCGCCGCTGCTGTTCCACGACGAAGTTCGGCGCGCTCTTGCGCGCCGGCGCCGCTCGCGGGGAAGCCCCCCCCTTTCCTCCATTCCCCGCGAGCTGGCGCGCATCTTGCCCCGGCTCAAGCCGCGGGCGGCACTGATCGAGGGGCTGACCGATCCGGTCGCGCGGATGAACATGGGTCAAACCGCCGAGCTGCTGGCCGACGAGTTCGCCATCAGCCGCGAGATGCAGGACGCCTTCGCTCTGGAGAGCCACCAGCGGGCTGTACGCGCACGCGAGGAGGGGTGGCTCGACGCCGAGCAGATGACCCTCTTCCCCCCGCCCGACTACACCCCCTTCCGCCGCGACGAGGGGATCCGACCCCAACAGAACATGGAGGAGCTCGCCCGACTCAAGCCGGTCTTCTCCCGGCCGCTCGGCACGGTCACCGCCGGCAACAGCTCGCAGATCAGCGACGGCGCGGCCATGCTCATGCTGGCCGACCCGAGGCGGGCCAAGGCCGAGGGATGGCCGGTGCTCGGCTACATCCACGACTGGCACTACGCCGGCTGCGATCCGGAGCGCATGGGGCTGGGGCCGCTCTTCGCCTGCCACCGGCTGCTCGGCCGCCACGGCCTGACCATGGCGGAGATGAGCCGGGTGGAGATCAACGAGGCCTTCGCCGCGCAGATCCTGGCGCTACTGGCGGCGATGGAGAGCAAGACGTTCCACCAGCGCCACGGGCTGGGGGCGCCGCTGGGGGCGCCGGAGCGCGACCGCCTCAACATCTGGGGCGGGGCGATCGCCATCGGCCATCCGGTGGGGATGACCGGCGCGCGGCTGATTCTCTCGCTCTGCCACCAGCTGCGCGCAGCCCCCGGGCTGGCCCTGGCCACGCTCTGCATCGGCGGCGGTCAGGGCGGCGCGGTGCTGCTCGGGAGCGAGCCATGACCGTAGCGCTGATCGACGGCGACCCGCCCCGGCTGCGCTTCTCCAGCACCGACGGTCCCAACCTGCTCGATGGCGCCACCATGGAGGCGCTGGAGGGGCTGCTCGACCGGCTGGAGGCCGACCCGCCCGAGCTGCTCTGCATCGACAGCGCCGACCCGCGCTGCTTCCTCGCCGGCGCCGACATCCACGAGATCGAGGCGGTCGGGAGCGCCGACCAGGCCGAGGCGCTGGCCCAGCGCGGTCAGGCGATCTGCCAGCGGCTGCACGCGCTTCCCTCGACCACCATCGCCATCGTCTCCGGCTCCTGCCTCGGCGGCGGGCTGGAGCTGGCCCTGGCCTGCGACTACATCGTCGCGCTGGAGCACCCGGCGACCAGACTGGGCCTGCCGGAGGTGAAGATCGGCATCCACCCCGGCTTCGGCGGCTGCCTGCGGCTGCCACAGCGCGTCGGCTGGCCGCAGGCGGTGGCCATGATCAGCAGCGGGCGAACGCTCGACCCCCGGCAGGCGCGCCGCATCGGGCTGGCCGACTGCACCTGCCGCGCCGGCGCGGTGGAGCGGGCGATCGCGCAGCTCGCCGCCCGGGGCAAACGGAGGCAGCAACCGCCCGCCCCGTGGTGGTTCCGCCTCTGGCCGGCGCGGCGGCTCTTCTTCCTCATCGCCGAACGCAGGCTCGCCGCCCGCTTCCCCCACCTCGACCTGGAGCAGAGCTACCCGGCGCTGCCCGCACTCCTCTCCCTGATGGGCGAGATCTACGGCATGAGCGACGGGCTGGCGCTGGCCCGCGAGGCGGAGTCGCTCGGCCGGCTGGCCTGCAAGAGCCCGTGCAAGCATCTGGTGCGCGCCTTCTTCCTCGGCAACCGGCTGAAGAAGCTGGAGGGCCCCCGCCCCGAGCCGCCGGCGCAGGTCGCCGTCTACGGCGCCGGAGTGATGGGGCACGGCATCGCCTGGGTGGCATCGAAGGCAGGGCGGGTCGATCTGCACGACCTCACCCCCCCGGCGCTGGGGCGCGCCCTCAAGCAACTCGCCCGGCTCGACCGCACCGGCGGCCGCCGGCTGGAGCGGATCCGCCCCGCCTGCGACGACAGCGGGCTGGCCGCCTGCAGCGTGGTGATCGAGGCGGTGGTGGAGGATCTCGAGGCCAAGCAGGCGCTGTGGCGGCGCATCGAGCCGCTGGTCGCCGAGGATGCGCTGCTGCTCTCCAACACCTCCTCGCTGCCGATCAGCGACCAGCAGCAGGCGCTGGCCCACCCCGAGCGGATGGCCGGGCTCCACTTCTTCAACCCGGCGCCGAAGATGCCGCTGGTCGAGGTGATCGCGGGTGCGGCCACCGCGCCGGAGACGATCGAACGGGTGCGGCGGCTGGCCGTCGCCTGGGGCAAATACCCGGTGGTGGTGGCCGACCGCCCCGGCTTCCTGGTCAACCGCTGCCTGCTGCCGATGATCGGCGCCGCCTTCGCCCTGATCGAGGCGGGCGAACAGCCGCAGCACATCGACGGCGCGCTCAAGCGCTACGGCATGCCGATGGGGGCGCTGGAGCTGGCCGACCGCGTCGGGCTGGACATCTGCCTCCATGTCGGCGACGAGCTCGGCGCCGCCTGGGGGGCGCGCATGGCCCCGCCCGACTGGCTGCGCGCCATGGTCGAGGGCGGGCTGCTGGGCAAAAAGCAGGGCGGCGGCTTCTACCGCTTCCCCGCCGGCAGGCCGCCGCAGCCCAACCCGGCGGCGGCCGGCTACTACGGCGGCCGCGCCTCGATCGAACGGGAGTTCGACGCCAACATGGCAGCAAGGCGACCGCCGATGGCCGGCGAGGAGATCGTCGCGCGCTGCCTGCTGCCGCTGGTCATCGAGGCGTTGCGCTGCCTCGATGAGGGGATCGTCGCCGACCGCGACACGCTGGACGGCGCAATGCTCTACGGCATCGGCTATCCCCCCTTCCGCGGCGGGCCGCTGCACGACTTCGCCAACCACCACGACCGCGCCCGCCTGCAGCAGCAGGCCGAGGCGTGGGGGCTCGACGGCGCACCGCTGCTCGAGAGGCTCTGACCCCAACCGCGACCGGACGCGCCGGTCACCCGCCCCCTTCGAACACCCCCACCTGCCGCAGCCGACGGGCACGCTGCGCAAGCAGCTGCTCCAGCGGCATCTCAAGCAGCGGACGCAGATGGTCGAGCAGCGCCTTCCGGAGCAGCGCCGCCGCCTGTTTCGGCGCGCGATGGGCACCGCAGGGGGGCTCCGGCACCACCGCGTCGTTGAGCCCCAGCTCGCGCAGATCGGCGGCGGTCGGCCTGAGCGCCTCCGCCGCCTGCGCGCTGTAGGAGCGGTCGTGCCACAGAATCGCCGCGCACCCCTCAGGCGAGATGACCGAGTAGGTGGAGAAGCGCTGCATCAGCAGCCGGTCGCCGACGCCGACGGCCAACGCCCCGCCGGAGCCCCCCTCACCGATCACCGTACAGACCACCGGCGTGCGCAGCGCGGCCAGCTCCATCAGGTTGCGGGCGATCGCCTCGCTCTGGCCGTGCTCCTCGGCGTCGATCCCCGGCCAGGCGCCGGGGGTGTCGATGAAGGTGAGCACCGGCATGGCGAAGCGCTCGGCCATGTGGAACAGGCGCAGGGCCTTGCGGTATCCCTCCGGCCGCGCCATGCCGAAGTTGCGCTTCAGCTTCTCCCGGGTGGTGCGTCCCTTGCACTGGCCGACCAGCATCACGCTGATGCCGTCGATCCTGGCCGGACCACCGACGATGGCGCCGTCGTCGGCAAAGGCGCGATCCCCCTTGAGCTCCTGGAAATCCTCGAAGATCAGCGGCAGGTAGTCGAGAAATCCGGGGCGGTCGGGATGGCGGGCCAGCTGACAGATCTCGGCGCGTGAGGCGCCGGCATAGGTCTTCTCGACCAGGGCGTCGAGCTTCTCCTGCAGCCGGGCGATCTCCTCGTGCAGATCGACATCGCCCTGTTCGGCGGCGCGGGAGAGCTCCTCGATGCGCATCGACAACTCGGCGATGGGGCGCTCGAACTCAAGGTAGGTAGCCAAGATCCACCTCCCATGGACATCGAATCGGAACGACGGCTCCCCACGAAGCCGGCAACCGATGGATTGGCGGGGGAACGAAGCGCGTTTCGCCCCCGGATCAGCCTTCCCTCCACGGACGGCAGGCGCAGTGTACACCGTCGCCGAAGCGGTCGACGAAGCGGCGGTGCATCTGCGCGCTCCAGTGGAAGGTGCAGCCGCTCTGCAGCCGGGCGATGCTGCCATCGGGAAGAGCGACTTCCAGCAGCAGCCGGGTCGCTCCCGGCGCCTCCCGCGCCCACGAACGCAGGGTGGCGATGGTCTCCTCGTCCCAGCGCATGGTGGTGGTGCGCAACCGCACCTGCGCCACCAGCCGGGGGAGCGCCTCCTCCAGCGGCAGCAAGGACTCGACCAGAATCGAGCGTCGCTCGCCGCCCCCGTCCACCCGGCCGACCAGCAGCAGCGGCCGGTCCGCGGTCAGCAGATCGCGGTAGTGCGCGTAGTTGCGCGCGAACAGGACCGCCTCGGCGCTGCCGTGGAGATCCTCCACCGCGACGAAGGCCATCACCCCCTTGCCGGTACGGTGTTCGCGCACGCTGCTCACCCCGACGGCGTAGACCACCTCGCTCTTCTCCTCCAGCGCCGAAAGCCCGTCGAGCGTACCGCTGCCGATACCGTGGATGTGGGCCAGATACTCCTGCAGAGGGTGGCCGCTGAGAAAGAAGCCGAGCGCCTCCTTCTCCTGCTGGAGCGACTCCCCCCGCCCCCACGGGGGGCACGCAACACCGAAGAGGAGCGACTCATCCACCGCCCCCCCCTTCTCCTCAGCGAAGAGCACCCCCTGCCGTTCCGAATGGAGCTCCTTCTTGTGCCGGAGCCGGGCCAGCGCCGTCTCGATACCGGCGAGCGCCTGCCGCTTGTGCGGCAGCACCCCCTCGGTCGCCCCGGCCTTGATCAGCGCCTCGAGCAGCCGCTTGTTGATCTGCCGCTCGTCGCACCGCATGACGATCGACTCCAGGCCGTCGTAGGGGCCGTGGCGTTCGCGCTGCCGGATCAACTCCTTCGCCGCCGCCTCGCCCACCCCCTTGATGGCGCCCAGCCCGAAGCGGATCGCATCCCCCTCGGGAACGAACTCCCACTCCGAGTGGTTGATGTGCGGCGGCAGCAGCTCGATCCCCATCCGCCGGCAGTCCTGCACCAGCAGCGCCACCTTGTCGCTGTTGCCCATGTCGCAGGAGAGGGTGGCGGCCATGAAGGCCTGCGGGAAGTGGGCCTTGAGCCAGGCGGTCTGGTAGGAGATGAGCGCGTAGGCCGCCGAGTGGGACTTGTTGAAACCGTAGCCGGCGAAATTCTCCATCAGATCGAAGATCTGCTCCGCCTTCTCCGGGGGGATCCTCTTCTGCGCCGCCCCCTTCAGGAAGATCTCGCGCTGGCGGGCCATCTCCTCCGGCTTCTTCTTGCCCATGGCACGCCGCAGCATGTCGGCCTGCCCCAGCGTGTAGCCGGCCAGCTCCCGGGCGATCTGCATCACCTGCTCCTGGTAGAGGATGACGCCGTAGGTCTCCTGCAAGATCGGCTTTAGCTGCGGCAGCGGATAGACCGTCTCCTGCCGGCCGTGCTTGCGCTCGATGAAGTCGTCCACCATCCCCGACTCCAGTGGACCGGGCCGGTAGAGCGCCACCAGCGCGATGATCTCCTCGAAGCAGTCGGGCAGCAGCCGGGTGAGCAGATCGCGCATGCCGTCGGATTCGACCTGAAACACCGCGCTGGTCTCCCCCCGCTGCAGCAGACGGAAGGTGGCGGGATCGTCCAGGGCGATGGAGGCGATGTCGAAGTCGGCGTGTTCGGGATGGCGCCGGACGTTGCGGCAGGCGCGATCGATCACCGTCAGGGTCTTCAACCCGAGGAAGTCGAACTTGATCAACCCCACCCGCTCGGCGTGCTGCATGTCCCACTGCACCACCTGGCTCCCCTGGTGCTCCTCGCCCGGCAGACGGAAGAGCGGCGCCATCTCGACCAAGGGGCGGCGGCCGATCACCACACCGGCGGCGTGGGTGCCGGCGTTGCGGTGGCGCCCCTCCAGCCGCATGGCCAGCGCAAAGAGCTCCGCGGTCTCGCGATCCTCCTCGACCATCCGCTCCAGCCGCGGCTCCTCGATCAGCGCCCGCTCCAGCGTCATCTTGAGATCGTCGGGGATCAGCTTGGCGATGGTATTGACCTTCGCCAGGTCGATGCCCAACGCCCTGCCGACGTCGCGCACCACCGCCTTCGCCTTCATCGAGCCGAAGGTGATGATCTGCGACACCCGCTCCGAACCGTACTTCCTCGTGACGTAGGCGATCACCTCGCCGCGCCGCTCCATGCAGAAATCGATGTCGAAATCGGGCATCGAGACCCGCTCGGGATTGAGAAAGCGCTCGAACAGCAGGCCGTAGCGGATCGGGTCGAGATCGGTGATCTGCATGGCGTAGGCGACCAGCGATCCAGCGCCGGAGCCGCGTCCGGGTCCGACCGGAATCCCCTGCTGCTTGGCCCAGCGGATGAAGTCGGAGACGATGAGGAAGTAGCCGGAGAAGCCCATCCTGACGATGGTGTCGAGCTCGAAGGCGAGGCGCGCTTCGTACTCGGCGCGGTCGGCAGCGGGCCGACCGCGCAGGATGGCGGGCCAGCGGGCCTCCAGCCCCTCCGCCGCCTGCCGCCGGAGGTAGTCGGCCGGCGTCGTCTCCGGATCGGGCAGCGGAAAGTCGGGCAGCTGGTAGTCACCGAAGGTCAACTCCACGTTGCAGCGGTTGGCGATGTGCAGCGTGTTCTCCAGCGCCTCGGGCAGATCGGGGAAGATCTCGCGGATCTCCTCCTCGCTCTTCAACCGGTTCTCCGCACCGACCGACTCCTCGCGGATGTTCTCCATCGTGGTGTTGGCTCCGATGGCCACCATCGCCCGGAACGCCTCGAGATCGGCCGCATCGACGAAATGGCAGTCGCAGGTGGCGACCAGCGGCAGCCCGACCGAACGGGCCAGGGCGACGCGGCTGCGGTTGAGCGCCTCGCTCTCCGCATCGTAGGCGGCGATCAGCTCGATGAAGAAGGTGCCGTCGGGGAAGATGGCGCGATACTCCGCGGCCAGCTCCTCCGCCTGCCTTCTCCGACCTTCGGCCAGCGCACGGTCGATCTCACCGCTGCCGGAGGAGAGCGCGATCAGCCCGTCGGCGTGGTCGGCGAGCAGCCTGC is a genomic window of Zetaproteobacteria bacterium containing:
- a CDS encoding DNA polymerase III subunit alpha; this encodes MRFSRFVHLHTHSDYSLLRSPMTIDQLLDRVVELRQPAVALTDYGNLFGAIEFYSKAMRRGVKPILGCDCFVVDDLRVHKIEGRRPDYPRIVLLAANNTGWHNLLRIVSTGYLEGFYYKPRIDRRLLADHADGLIALSSGSGEIDRALAEGRRRQAEELAAEYRAIFPDGTFFIELIAAYDAESEALNRSRVALARSVGLPLVATCDCHFVDAADLEAFRAMVAIGANTTMENIREESVGAENRLKSEEEIREIFPDLPEALENTLHIANRCNVELTFGDYQLPDFPLPDPETTPADYLRRQAAEGLEARWPAILRGRPAADRAEYEARLAFELDTIVRMGFSGYFLIVSDFIRWAKQQGIPVGPGRGSGAGSLVAYAMQITDLDPIRYGLLFERFLNPERVSMPDFDIDFCMERRGEVIAYVTRKYGSERVSQIITFGSMKAKAVVRDVGRALGIDLAKVNTIAKLIPDDLKMTLERALIEEPRLERMVEEDRETAELFALAMRLEGRHRNAGTHAAGVVIGRRPLVEMAPLFRLPGEEHQGSQVVQWDMQHAERVGLIKFDFLGLKTLTVIDRACRNVRRHPEHADFDIASIALDDPATFRLLQRGETSAVFQVESDGMRDLLTRLLPDCFEEIIALVALYRPGPLESGMVDDFIERKHGRQETVYPLPQLKPILQETYGVILYQEQVMQIARELAGYTLGQADMLRRAMGKKKPEEMARQREIFLKGAAQKRIPPEKAEQIFDLMENFAGYGFNKSHSAAYALISYQTAWLKAHFPQAFMAATLSCDMGNSDKVALLVQDCRRMGIELLPPHINHSEWEFVPEGDAIRFGLGAIKGVGEAAAKELIRQRERHGPYDGLESIVMRCDERQINKRLLEALIKAGATEGVLPHKRQALAGIETALARLRHKKELHSERQGVLFAEEKGGAVDESLLFGVACPPWGRGESLQQEKEALGFFLSGHPLQEYLAHIHGIGSGTLDGLSALEEKSEVVYAVGVSSVREHRTGKGVMAFVAVEDLHGSAEAVLFARNYAHYRDLLTADRPLLLVGRVDGGGERRSILVESLLPLEEALPRLVAQVRLRTTTMRWDEETIATLRSWAREAPGATRLLLEVALPDGSIARLQSGCTFHWSAQMHRRFVDRFGDGVHCACRPWREG
- a CDS encoding acetyl-CoA carboxylase carboxyltransferase subunit alpha, which gives rise to MLATYLEFERPIAELSMRIEELSRAAEQGDVDLHEEIARLQEKLDALVEKTYAGASRAEICQLARHPDRPGFLDYLPLIFEDFQELKGDRAFADDGAIVGGPARIDGISVMLVGQCKGRTTREKLKRNFGMARPEGYRKALRLFHMAERFAMPVLTFIDTPGAWPGIDAEEHGQSEAIARNLMELAALRTPVVCTVIGEGGSGGALAVGVGDRLLMQRFSTYSVISPEGCAAILWHDRSYSAQAAEALRPTAADLRELGLNDAVVPEPPCGAHRAPKQAAALLRKALLDHLRPLLEMPLEQLLAQRARRLRQVGVFEGGG
- a CDS encoding thiolase family protein, with protein sequence MQQRSIAIVAGIRTPIGKADGALAELDAPTLGTLALRELLARSPAAPEAVIIGNVIQPSNAANIARVIALRAGVDRAVPAHTVQRNCASGMQAVTDAAMLIASGRAEVVAAGGVESMTHAPLLFHDEVRRALARRRRSRGSPPLSSIPRELARILPRLKPRAALIEGLTDPVARMNMGQTAELLADEFAISREMQDAFALESHQRAVRAREEGWLDAEQMTLFPPPDYTPFRRDEGIRPQQNMEELARLKPVFSRPLGTVTAGNSSQISDGAAMLMLADPRRAKAEGWPVLGYIHDWHYAGCDPERMGLGPLFACHRLLGRHGLTMAEMSRVEINEAFAAQILALLAAMESKTFHQRHGLGAPLGAPERDRLNIWGGAIAIGHPVGMTGARLILSLCHQLRAAPGLALATLCIGGGQGGAVLLGSEP
- a CDS encoding fatty oxidation complex subunit alpha, with amino-acid sequence MTVALIDGDPPRLRFSSTDGPNLLDGATMEALEGLLDRLEADPPELLCIDSADPRCFLAGADIHEIEAVGSADQAEALAQRGQAICQRLHALPSTTIAIVSGSCLGGGLELALACDYIVALEHPATRLGLPEVKIGIHPGFGGCLRLPQRVGWPQAVAMISSGRTLDPRQARRIGLADCTCRAGAVERAIAQLAARGKRRQQPPAPWWFRLWPARRLFFLIAERRLAARFPHLDLEQSYPALPALLSLMGEIYGMSDGLALAREAESLGRLACKSPCKHLVRAFFLGNRLKKLEGPRPEPPAQVAVYGAGVMGHGIAWVASKAGRVDLHDLTPPALGRALKQLARLDRTGGRRLERIRPACDDSGLAACSVVIEAVVEDLEAKQALWRRIEPLVAEDALLLSNTSSLPISDQQQALAHPERMAGLHFFNPAPKMPLVEVIAGAATAPETIERVRRLAVAWGKYPVVVADRPGFLVNRCLLPMIGAAFALIEAGEQPQHIDGALKRYGMPMGALELADRVGLDICLHVGDELGAAWGARMAPPDWLRAMVEGGLLGKKQGGGFYRFPAGRPPQPNPAAAGYYGGRASIEREFDANMAARRPPMAGEEIVARCLLPLVIEALRCLDEGIVADRDTLDGAMLYGIGYPPFRGGPLHDFANHHDRARLQQQAEAWGLDGAPLLERL
- a CDS encoding PAS domain S-box protein, encoding MQSKAFEEMFDPASLPEGDARGFIAELLETIYEGILVHEGGTILFANRRLAEMVGCASGEELLGRNALELLHPDDRPRAARRIARLMAEPGGRAEPVVYRVVREDGGIVFGEVQASRMAGARARVLVAVRDVTARHQHEQELERVQRLVDQAVDPIYAIDREGRFTLVNRALARLLGLSREELAGRRFDPFIAPEHRAFVRGEFACKIDGLKERSSYEVSVVDRDGGLHPVEINSAALRDAGGRIVGVQGVLRDLTRRRRHQERIRMLMQAMEYVAEAITITDREGRICYANRGAGALFGMEPNALIGRYAAELRGGGRDDALYREIVARVNGGDQWKGMVEIAGADGRRRNLERVVSPIPDREGNTQYHACVDRDITEQLEQQKQLEHTQRLESLGVLAGGIAHDFNNILTAILGNVSLADAKLREDPVSARAHLVRIGQSAERAATLCRQMLAYSGRGRFVTRRLDLSEEVRSMAELLEVSLKKEVGLQMELADDLPPLEADESQLQQLVMNLITNANEAIEGEGRIVLRTGCGLFDAAWLAGCVAVERIRPGRYLYLEVEDDGCGMDPATQQRIFDPFFTTKFTGRGLGMSALLGIVRGHDGYIRLDSAPGRGTRITVLLPAAGQPGKEVEARVDEAPMPLSGGGATVLVVEDEESVREAAVAMLEDAGYRALSAGDGAAGVECYRARASEIDLVLLDLTMPRMDGDAALRALQRIDPAVRVVIASGYDGSEVRDRFIERGIAGVLRKPYDQERLCTAVRQALA